A segment of the Parasphingopyxis algicola genome:
AGACGCAATCAAAATCTTGTCCTGTGGCAATGGGGTCCGAAACTCCCGCATCAGATCCTCGTCTATGACCCGAGCGGCCGGCTCCCAAAGAATCAGCTTTCTTGGCCTGACAAAAAAGAAAAAGGCTAGGATCGAAGCCAAAGGGTGGAAAACACAGACAATGATGACAGCACAATACAATGCGAGTGTTTGGGACAAACGCGGCCTTCGCTAATTTCCATCATTCGGCGCTGTGAGATCCGCCCGAACAGCGTGTTTGTGCCCCGGACACACGCTGCGCACCCCATAGAGCTTGCGACACACCGCAAGTCCGTTCAAAGTAAAGCAAAATTTTTCCGCGGCATATTCCATGGCATTTCCGAAGATGTACTGGGACTAGGCCAATTATTTCAGCAAGCTAAATCACGAGTTCGAATGCTGCGCTATCTGCTAGCCGGTCTTCGCTTTTCATCAGGTTTTTATTGCCGTGGTTTTTCTCCATATTCTGGATGATGGCTGCAAGAGTCTCGAAAATCATACGGCTCCTGAAACGCGATTTATCGTCTTTACCCCAGTTTGATCAATCGGAATGAGCCGGGACCTGAGCACCTACAGTGGCAATCCGAGCGAACCAGGGTTCATTTTTCCCGAAGGATCTACGTGCGATTTCAGGGTTTTGAGCAAGGCGGTGGCACCCGCATCGCGGTCTCTCATATAGGGATAAGTCTTGCCGATTTGGAGATGTACGCCACCATGCTTGAAGGCTGTTTCAATCATCAGCGCGCGAATTTCTCCTGCAAGTTTTCTGGCTTCCGGGCTTGGGGCGATGTGCGCAATGCTATCCATGACGCTCTTGGCTGTATGGCGGTGATGAAATTCATCGCCCTGATCATCCCAGGCGATGACCGTCTCAAACAAAAAGCCCGTTGTTCCGACCGTTGCCGTGGCAATCAGGACGTTCATGTTGAACGGCGCCATGCGCTCTTCAAAGTCTTCCAGCGCCGCAAAAAAATCGCGGTTGCAATCGACGATCTCGGAGAACGGCAAAATCGCACTCGGCGGCACCAGCCTTTGACCGGTGGAAGAGAACATCGCGTGATCTTTAAACGGCTCGGCGCGCATGGCATTGGGCACGGTATTGGCAATTTTCGTGCCCAGGACGCCGACGGCTTGGCGTACGACATCCGCTTTGGCGGCGACTATCGCCTGGGTCGCGCCTTCCACGACATAATGCATCGAACATTCGGCGTCGGTAGCAAATTCCCTGCCGGCGCGCACCGTTCGGACCATACGCTTCAAACCATCGAAAACCCCGTTTCCGGATCGGCCGATCCGGAGCAATGTACGAACATTGTCCAGTAAGGTACCACTGTTGGCCGCGTCGGACAGTCTTCGCCTTGAAGTTCCGATATTGTCTGCAGCGACGCCCTCCGTCGCCACTTTCGCTGCGGCTTCAGCGCAGTCAGCAAAGCTGTCGAATCCGAATGACAGGCCCTGCGTGTATCTCGGGCGTTTGATCAATCTCAGCGTGATATGGGCTTTTATGCCAAAAGCGCCGCAATCGCTGCAAAACAGGCCTGTCAGGTCTGGGCCGTAATTGCGAAAGAAGGGCGGGTGACCCGGTTGCCCGGATGCGCCGGTTTTGATGCGCCTGCCGCCAGCGACGACCACTTCCATGTCGAGGACGCTTTCGGAGGAAACGCCATATTCTCCCGACCCCAGACTTATGGAACCTTGCGATATGCCGCCGCCGACCGTGGCGTGGAGGCCCGACAACGGACCCCAGAAGGGAGTTCTCAACCCATGCTCTCGTAGTGCCCGATCAAGCTTCGCCCATGTGCAGCCGGCCTCGACCGTCACATAGTTATCGACGGCATTGATTTCCAAGATACGGTTCATTCGGCTCGTATCGAGCAAGACACCGCTCTGGGTGGCAAGATAGCCCGACGTGTAGGAATAGCCGCCCCCTCTGGGGAAAATCGCCAATCCCAATTCTTCGGCTAAAGCGACGCATCGACCGAGAGCCTCGATGGAGTCTGGTCGCAGGACGGCTTCGACATCCATGCCGCGGCTGTAATAGTCCTGACTGTAATATGTTATCTCGCTCGGAGATAGCTCGACGCAGTCTGCTCCCAATGTGTTCAGAAGCGCTGTCTTCACATTCAATTCGGTAGCGCCCTGATCGGTTTCGAAGGAAGGTGTCATCTAAGTCTGACTTGTTGTGATTTGATCCTGCAGGTTGCCATGGCTCTCAACGATCGGCGAATACGAATAATGTACTCCCCGACGACGCTTTTCGTTAGCCTAAAATCTGATGTCACCGCTTAGTGATCACAAGTGACATTCTGGTTTTCCGGGACCGAGAATTTGGCCAGCATGTTCGAAAATACGGCTTCTCGACTGCTCGAACAGCGGCGCAAACGGTGAATGGCGGCAGAGAGCGCAGGCGCTGTTATCGCGTTCGCGGCGCAGGGCATGATCGGGTTGAGGGAAGGGGTATGACAACGCATCGAGGGTACGCCGAAGGCCCATACGGGCAAATCCATTATCGCGATACAGGTGAGGGAGTAGCGCTTCTCCTATTTCACCAATCCCCGATGTCTCACCGGCAATATGATAGCGTTTATGACCTGCTCCATGATCGCGGCATCAGGGCGATCGGCGTCGATACGCCGGGCTTTGGTATGTCCGATCCGCCAGATTTTGTGCCGACCATTCAGGACTATGCCAGGATAGCACCCGCTCTCTTGGACCATCTGGGGATTGAGCGCGCTTTTGCCCTTGGTCATCATACGGGCGCGCAAGTGGCGACGGAAGTAGCGGCGCTTGTTCCAGACCGGATCATGGGACTGATACTGAACGGACCTACACCGTTCAGCGATGATGCGCGGGCGACAAGCCTCAAACATGTCGAGATCAATGAGAAGGGTTTCAAGGCTCAGCCCGATGGGATGCACTTGGCCAAAGCCTTCAAAAGCCGGATGACGTTCGCAAACAAAGATACGAAGTGGCCGCTGACAACTCGCTATATCGCCGAGCAGTTCGGCGGGCTGGGCCCATTTTGGTACGGGCATCACGCGGCATTCGTCTACGATCACGCGGCATCAATCAAAACGATATCCCACCCGACATTGATCCTTACAAACACAGGCGACCAGATTTACGATCTTGCCCAAGAGACCCGAGAAATGCGTCCCGACTTTGCTTATGCGGAGATCGAAGGAGGCGGTATCGATATCGTCGACGAAAAGCCCGATGAGTGGGTCGAGGCTGTCACGGCGTTTATCGGCGAACTCTACGCAACTGCCGAATGACTAAACCAGGCCCCGAAGCCTGGCGTAGCCGCCGTCGAGCGGTAATACATGCCCGGTGATGAATTCCGATGCTCTTGAACACATAAATATCATTGTTCCACCGATGTCGGAGGCTGACCCTGTCCGCGCGACGGGTATGCTCTGAACAAATGCATTACCCATAGCCGCCAGCTCATGCTCGGTCATGGAGGTATTGAAGGCGCTCGGGGCAATGCAATTGACGTTGATCGAGCGTTTTGCGAGCTGGCCGGCCATTACCGCCGTCAGGTGATGCACCGCCGCCTTGCTGGTCGAATAGGGTGCCAGGGGCGCGGGGAGATTGGCGACCACCGACCCAATATTGATGACCCGCGCACGGCTGCTATCACTCGTTGAATTTTCCAACAGGCTCAAAAGCGCGCGGGTGAGGAAGAAGATGGGCCGGACATTCGTCGATTGAATATTGTCCCAACTGTCTTCATCGCATTCATCGAGTGTGTCGCCGGAATAGATTCCCGCATTGTTGATCAGAAAATCGAGCGAAGCCGTTCTCTCTTTCAACGCGGAAACCAGCGCATCCACACCTTCCTTTTCCGACAGGTCGTAAAACCCGATGTGCTGAAGAGGGCTGTCTCCCATTGCGTCCGCCGATGGCAAGGGTGTGGAATTGGAGGTCACGAAGACCTTGGCCCCGGCGGTCCGCAGCGCCCGTGCGGAGGTCAGCCCCAAGCCCGAGCAGCCTCCGGTTACGAGCGCGCATCGACCCGCGAGGCTGAAAAGGTCAGCCGGCGATGCAACAGCTTCCTCGTCGATCCTCATTGGAAAATCCCTTTCTGATGCTTTTCGCCTGTCGGTCCTATCTGGATGGCCGTCCAACCGGAGCCGGATTTATTGTGGCGGGGACTTTCCGAACGGCAGCGTCAGAGATGTGGGCCCGCCGCTTTTCGCCAACATTTCCTCGAACCCTTTCGAGTTGATCTGCGCGCGCTCTGCCAGGCGCTCATATGCGCCTTCTGGCCATGTTGTGGCGAAGCCGTAGGGATATTTCGACGTGTCCTCTTTCCTGCCATCTTCCGACCAAATGAGCGGGAAGAGCGGACCTTGTGGTTTCTCGCCCTCGAGCATTTCGTCGAAGCCGATACCGGCAATGTTCAGGCAGTCCGGGCGCGGCGCCCAAGTAATGTCATCCCCGAACACGCGCGTGGAAATGGCATAGCGCCATTTGTCGGTTGGATTGCCCGTTGCGTAGTGCAGGACCCATGGGTGCAGCACCAGCATATCCCCCGGATCCATTTCCCAGGTAAGATATTCCGCGTCCGGGTGATCTCTCAGACTTTCGCCGTCTGGGTGGTTCGGCCGATCAGACGGCTGGATCATTTGCTTCGCATTCGGCGAAAATAGCCAATACAGAACGTCATGAAGATGCGAGCCGCGAAGTACCTGCAGGCTGTTTGCATGCGTAACTTCGCTCAGCGCGGTCCATACCGAAGGCACCATCTCCCCTTTGACCGGCCAGCCGGCTCTATCCGCGTGCCAGATCGTCTTTTCGTCCGATTGCGGCGCCTTGGCGAAGACCTCTTCGAAGAAATACCGGATCTCATTCGATTGCAAAATTTGACCACAGGCCTCCGCCAATGGTGAGTTGAATGCGTATTCGCGAACCGCATCATAGATGCGAGCAGGGTGTCGCAACGGCGCCGTCGGCAACAGTCCGGTTTTGCCTTCGCTCGCGACCATCTCCTTTACCACCGGCAACAGAGAATCCACCCAGTCCCGATCGAATACTTTGCGAAGGCAGACCACGCCAAAGCGACGATATTCGTCAACCTGTGCCTGAGTAATCGGTTCGATGGGATGACGATTCACAATAAGATTTCCGGTTCAACTAGGAGATTTTTGATTTCCCATTACACAGTCTCAAAAATACTATCGATCCCATTGTGCGACGACGGCAGATCGTTCCAAGCTCTTGAACCTGCAGGCGCTTCAACCAATCGCCCGATACTCTGCAAGAACCGGCCTCCGGGAACCAATGGGAATGGGAAATCTAGCGATAAATTTGCAAAATGTCGGAAACGAGATCTGAGTGAGTTGGCGGGGAAGCTCGCATCGGGTCTTGTCTGCTGCCGCGGCAGCGATCATGCGATGATACGCCAGCTGCTGCGGCCCGCTGCGAAGAAAGTTGCTAAGCAGCTCACCGCAACCCATCAGTTTGAAAACAATTGGACCGCCCGCCAACTCCCGAACTCAATGTCGGGGTCAGGAAGGTAGCTGCGTATCACCAACAAGCCGCTCGAAAATCTCTAGAAAGGCTTCCTCAACTGGCCGCAATGGACGATTGGATAGATGGTAAAGACCGATCTTTCGCTTCAGCGCACGCTCCAGCTTTTTTACGACCACGACGTTTCCATTGGCAATTTCCTCATGACATATGATGGGCGCCAGCACCGTCAGGAATTCCCCGGACTTAACGAGATTCAGCACGAGATTAACCGAGTTGGATCGAAGCGCTGATCTTTCCACAACGATCCCGTTCTGCCCGAGATATCTATTTGTGCTTTCTGCGTTTCGATTAAAGAATGCCCATTTCGATGCGGCGAGATCAGTAGCTGAGATATCGGATTGAGCAGAGAGTGGATGGTCGCTCGAGCCGAGTATATCCGCATTCATGTCCATCATCGGCCGAAAAGTCAGCCTTTCATCGTCCTGATCGGCTTGAAGCGGATCTGCAGCAAGGAGAAAATCGAAACCGCCTTCCAGCAGATCGCGGCGCAGATCAACATATCCTCCCTGCATGGCGTCAACCGTCGAACTGGGATATTCGGCAAGGAATGCCTTTAAAACGGAACCCATCAACCCTCGTGTAAAAAGCGCAGCGATTCCGATGCGTAAATGACCATCGGAATGGTCCCTGATCGCCGTGATATCGGACTTTGCACGCGCCCAATCATTCAAGAGCGCGCGCGCTCTTACGAGCAGTTCTTCGCCTTCCTCCGTCGGCACGACTCCGCTTGGGCTCCGAACAAGCAGCGATAGACCCACTTCATGCTCGAGGTTTTGAATACTGCGCGTCAGAGCGGGTTGGCTTACGAACACGTCTTCGGACGCCCTTGTGAAATTGCCGGCGTCCGCGACCGCCACGAAATGGCGCAATTGACGAAACTCCATATCGAAATCCTCTCCGAGCAGCTTGGCAAACGCTGAATCGACGGGGCTGGACCGCAGACTATAGCTGACATGCACAACGCAATGCATTCAGCCTATGGCGCTATGCGCACTTCGCATTTTTCATCGCGCGCTTCTTGTGGTCTCCTGATTGCCTAAGTCGCAGTTTTGACCTGCCCTACTCCAGGAGCGATCTTCGATATGCCTCTCAATCGACACCCCCTTCGCCCTATATCGGAGGAGGACGCCGACATCTATGCGCGCGATGGAGTGGTCTGCCTGCGAGAAGTATTTGATCCGGAATGGATGGAAATGCTCGCACCTTTTGCGAGGCGGATTATCGTCGACAAAGAAGATTTCGGCCTGCTGCCAACAACGCCCCGCCGATACATGGCCCGCAAGATAGAAGAATTCCGGAACTTCGTATTCGATTCGCCGTTAGGCGAAGCCGTAGGGAACACGTTGCGATCCCGATGGATCCGTTTCTATTTCGATGAGATTTTCGCCAAGCCGCCCCGTTCGGATGCGGTAACCAAATGGCATTGTGACCGGATGGGTTGGCCGGTCTCGGGACAGATGGTTCCTTCCGTCTGGATTCCTCTGACGCCGATCACGACGGCTAACTCGATGGAGTGTATTGCAGGTTCGCATCGCGGCGACGTGCCTTACTGGCTTTTCTCGGCCAATGCACGCCGGATGATTCAGCCGAAGGACCGGCCCACGCATCCCGATGGCGAAGCTTTGCGGTCGGATCCGCGTATTCGTTTCCTCAGTTGGGACATGCAGCCGGGGGACATGCTGATAATTCACCCCTGGTGCCTTCACTACTCGTGCGGGAATCCGACGGATAGCTGGCGCCTGGCAGTATCGATGCGCGTCTTTGGGGACGATATTCGCTGGGACCCACGGCCGGACGCCAACAACTTCGCGGGCATTTCTTTTGACGAAATGATGAAAGGGCTTGAACCCGATGGCCCGCTTTTGCCGATAATCTGGTCTGAAGACGGGAACTGCGACAGCGCAAAGAACTATCCCCGTGGTTTCGCAACGCATTGGCCGAAAAGCCTGGATCGCGATCGGATGTTGAAGGAAACTTTCAATCCGCCGGAATTCGTGAACCGGGAGCCCGCAGGCCCTTCGAAGATCGACATAGAGCCATTGCTGGATTCGACGTCTGCGCAGAGGGGCTCTTGATGACTTTGCGCGCTATGGCCGGCTAACCAGGTTTCCGAGACGCCAGTACGCCAGCATGGGCGAAGCCGTCGGGCGCCATTTCATTCAAGATTATACGCACCGATGTGTCGGGTTCATCAAGGGAATCGGCGACGGCGTCGGTAACCCGTCTGACCATCTCGATTTTTTGCTCCGTCGATCGTCCTTCGAGCAGATGTATCTGTATTATCGGCATCGTGGTTTCCTTTCCCAGTCCGTCCCGCGCCATGGCGATCGGCAAACTTGGCGACGCGGGAGCCCGGCTGCGCTTCGGCATGAATGAAGGGCGGTTGTCCCCGCGCCCCATATCGAACCGCGGTCGCGCAAGATGGATAGCGTTGCCGGTTTGGGAAACATGCCAGCATCGCCATTTTGATCGTCCACCGATTAGTTCTGGCGATCTGCGGGACGCATACCATTCCTCTCGTGCACACCTCGTTTCCATATCGATCGGTCGATCCGGTCTCGCGGATCAAAAAACCGTACGGACCTTCAATTTATTCAGTCGGACGGGGACCATGAGAATAATCGATCGCAAGGGCGTCGCTACAATACTGTCCTTTCCACACTGTATCGCTGCCCTTCGCCAGGCAATGGCGGCCGTCTCACGCGGGGAGGCGACATTGCCTCTTCGTCAGTTCATGGGCGTGCCGGGCGTGGAAGGAAAACTGGCGATGATGCCTGGCGCCATGACGGACCCTGCCTGCTTCGGCCTTAAACTGCTGAGCAAATATGATCGCGAACCCGGCGATCAACTGCCTCAACTTATAGGAGCCTATCTCCTTTTCGATTCCTCCTCGGGCCAGCTGCTGGCCATTTTGGACGGAGCCGAATTGACCGCGCGACGTGCGGCCGCGGCCAGTGCGCTTGCTACAGATTTGCTTGCCCGCAAAGACGCCAGGAAACTCGCTATTCTAGGAAATGGAAATCAGGCAAAGCTGCACATAGAAGCCATCGCCGCTATCCGGCCGATAGATGAAGTATGCGTATGGGGTAGAAATGCGGATCGCGTGAACGCTTTCGTCAATGACCAGCAAGAGCGTACCGGGGTCGCCACGAGGGCGTTCGGTTCGGTTGAAGAGTGCATCGAGGAGGCTGATATCGTCTGCACGACCACCGGAGCCAAAACGCCGATCCTTCCCGGCCTGGCGCTTCCCGACGGTGTTCATGTCAATCTGATGGGCGCGTCAACGGCTGCGGCGAGAGAGACAGATGATGAAACCGTGAAACGTAGCCGTTTTTATGTCGATTACCGGCAAGCCGCCCTTTCCGCGGCAGGCGAGCTTATCGATGCCATCGAGCAGGGCGTGGTAGGCGAAGAGCATATTGCCGGCGAGATCGGCGACGTCATCAATGGGCAAGCAGAAGGCCGTATCTCCGATGCCGACATCACGGCGTTCAAGGCACTCGGCATTGCCGCGCAGGACCTGGCAGTAGCCTATAGGGTGTTTGAAGGTGCGCGAGATGAGGACTACGGTATCGACGTCGCTTGGGGTGTTTAGCCGGTCATTGTCTCTTCGCTACCGCCAACGGCGGAGCTTGCGAGCGTCTTTATCCGGTTTGACCAATGCGGACAGTTGTCGGCTGGCGCGGAGCGCGCGCCATTGCTTCGTGTTGCGCGCGCGAACGATTCAAGCCGAAGGTATCGCGTCCGACAGATAGCGGGCGATCAAGAGAGGCGCCGCCATTCTTTTCCGATCTCAACTCCTTGCTGATCGCTTTAGCGCCTTCCTTGATTTCGGATGCATAGCGCTCAATCGCCGCTTTCATCGGCATGGCAGTAGCGAAGAAGACGAGTGCCAAAGCCCCGCAGACTTCAGATCCATTGAAGATCGGAGCTGCGATTGACGAGTTTTTACCAGGCGGCGACGTGAATGAGTTCCGATCGCGGGTGGCGAACCCATCCTGACGTATCTTTTCGAGGTCGCCGTGTTTCCGCGCCAGATTGATTGCATGTTTACAATCGCTCCCCTCGACGACTTCAATGCCCCTCAGACAGGCCTCGCGCTCCTCGGGTGAACAGTAGGCCAGATAGGCGCGGCCCGAAGCCGAATCAAGAATTGGGAATGTGAAACCGGGATAATAGTGACTGAGCGTCAGTGAGGTCAGTTCGTGAGTGCCGTCGCGTACGATCATGGAACTGCCAAGCCGCGTTGCGACGATCATCGGCCATTCAAGTGTCTTGGTCAGTCGGACAAGGTGACTGCGGGAAACCTCCACCAGGCGACTGTCATTCTGGAATCCGTGGGAAAGCGATTGCACCAGGCCGGTTACCCGAAATCGTTTTCGGGCAGGTTCCCGCTCCACATATCCATCGGAAACCAGCGTATTAACAATGCGGCATACGGTGGGATAGGGAAGTCTGGAAGATCTGGCGATTTCCGCCATGTTCATGGAGCCACCAAAGCTGATGATGCGTAGAACTTCCAAGCCGCGCGTTATCGCCCGGATTGGAATCGGTGAGGTTTTCGTTTCTTCCATGCAATTTCTGCTTGTCGCTTGACGGCTGAACTCACCCGTCTGACTTCTCCTCCTCCATCGCTACCCCAGTCCTCAGCTGTACATTTAACAGCGTCTTCTTCGAGTGCTGTCTTGCTCCCGATCCAGCGCGTTCCTTGATCGTGCCGGCCTCACTCGACCATCGACCCGAGATACTCGGACAAAGAAATCAGATTGCCAATTTCGTCATGAGAATAAGGATATAACTTTTCTGAATGTTCAGACATCGGCAATTGAATTGAACTGGTTCGGAACCTTCGAATTCCAACGCCGGCAACGGTCGCACATTTGGCTGCTCTGTGCCGCTCCTGAAAACAGTCGGTAGATGAGAATAATGGACCGAGGGCATACCATCCCGGCCGTCCGTTTGTATGCGCAGCGAAACGATTGGGAAGTTCAATGATTGCATTGAATCAAGCACAGAAGGCGATTTCTGCGGCCATCAAATTCGCGAGAACATCGAACATGAAGCCACTGGCGATAATCGTTGTCGATACCGGTGGCCATCCCGTGGCATTTGCGCGCGAAAACGGAGCGACATTGCTGCGGTTCGATGTAGCGCACGCGAAAGCGTGGACGGCGCTTTCTCTGGCTAGTTCTTCACGAAACTATCAGACAATGGCCGACGATCGACCGCATTTTGCTGCAAGCCTGAATGCTATAACGGAGGGGAAAATGGCGGCTTCGGCTGGCGGTTTGGTGATTTTGGATGACGAGGATGAGATCGTGGGAGCGATTGGTATTAGCGGCGATTTTCCGGACAATGATGAACTGGCTGCTCAAGCGGGTATCGACGTCCTATAGATCAAGTCTACTGGTATACTGCCCCCGATTTGCGCGCGACCGAGCCGGTGGAGCAGTCGCACCGGGCTCGTTCCGAAGAACCTCGTCGAGGCTATCGACGTTGCGGTGTATTGCTTCGATATCCTGAACACCGCCCGACGATCTATCGAAGGAACGAAGCTGATGACCACGGGCGATCCAACAGATGAGCTGACTGCTGCCCCGACCATTGCGGCATTTCTTGAGACGGTTCGGGACGAAGTTCCGGCGGAGGCCCGGCATGCGGCAGTGCGTATTCTGCTTAACGGGCTGCGTGCGGTCGTGCGGGCCGTCGGCGGACCGCTGCCGGCGGCTCTTCTGGCGTCCGAGTCCGCCCGGTCGGCCGGGATCAGCGCCACGACCGGCGTAATGTTTTCCGATGCCCGGCTGCCTGAGGATGCTGCTGCGTTGTGCAACCAGCAATTATGGACACTGCTGCTGCTCGACGATTTGGAGATGACCAGCGGGACGCACCCAGGCGGCCCGGCGGTCACCGCTGCGCTCGCGCTCGCCGAACGGCGCGAGCTCGAAGGCAGGCCAGTGTCTGGCCGGACTCTGCTCAGCGCGATCGTGGCTGGCATCGAGCTGCAGATCGCGGTTGCGCTCGCATCAGCGCCGGAAATGCTGCACGAGCGCGGTTTTGCGACGTTATCGGTGTTGGCGCCGTTGGGCTCGGTCGCGGCCGGATGTGTGCTCGATAGCGTGCCGACCCCCGTCGCGACGCACGCGCTCGGTATGGCTGCGATGAGCGGGATCGGCATGTGGGAGATGGGCGGCACTTCCAGCGCAGGTTATTTGACGGCAAGCGCCATGCAGTCCGGCCTCGCCGCACTACGCGCGGCACAGGCGGGTTTCGAGGCGCCCGAGTGTGCGATCGACGGCGATTTCGGTGCCTTCCGTGCCTACACCGGAAAGCCGCGCGCTGCGCTGATGGATCAGCTGACCTTGCTGGGAACGAAATGGCGCACGACCGATGTGCTCTTCCAGCCCTATTCGGGGGATACATATGCGCAGGCGTCCCTTGCCGCGTTGCGCCTCTTGCGTGATCGCCTTACCGATCCGACGCAGCTCCCGACAGTTGATCGCATCGTAGTAAGGGTCAACCAGCGAACGGCAACCGGCGTCGAACGCAAATATGCGCGGCATCCGAAGATCCACGACCCGCTGGTCTTCAATTCGGACCCGCAGTCGCGGATCGCGGCCGCATGGTTGCGCGATGCTTTCAGTTTCGACTGCACATTTGCGGATTTGGTCGTGGACGACGAGGTGCGTGCGCTGCGCGAACGCGTCGAATTCGTCGACGATCCAGCCATGAAGACGATGGCGTCGGCGACTGCGAAGATCCATTTCGTTGACGGCACGATCGAGCGGGCCGACGTTCCGGCTTTCCGCGGTTCGGGTACGAACCCTTTCAGCGACGATGATCTGTCTGACGCCTTCCGCGACGCAGCGCGGGGCAAGCTGTCCGAAGCGCGGATCGAGCGTATCCTGTCTGCGGTATGGGCTCTCGACGACAGTACCAGCGCGGGCGGCCTGATCGGTGAGATCGCAGCCGCTGCCGACGGCTGAGCCGGAGCCGCCCGTGGCTTGCCGCTGTTCGAACAGTTTAACTTGATCGAATGATCTCCGACGCGACGTTTCGGATACGGGGATCCCCACGGACCGATGTAGCGGAGGAGCAAGGGGATTGGCCTACATATTTGCGATCGCCGTTTCGGTACTCATTCTCGCAGCGGCGCTCTACGTGCTGGCGGCGCGCGCAAATTGGCTCGCCAAGGAAGATGCGAAAGTCATTGCCCGCCATTCACACGGCAATTCGCGATTTATCAACGTCGACGGCGTTCATATCCATTATCTGGACGAGGGTGAGGGGCCGGGATTGCTTCTTCTCCATGGTTCTTATCTCGATCTCGGCGTCTGGGATGGCTGGGCTGCAAATCTGATCAGGGATCATCGCGTGGTCCGGCTCGATCGGGCCTGTTATGGGCTGACCGGCAGAGATCCCTTCGAAACTTTCGGCTACGAGCGGGAGGCTGACCTTGTTGCGGCATTTGCGGAAAAGATCGGGCTCGGGAATTATATTGTGGTTGGCGCTTCCAGCGGTGGCACGACCGCTGGGCGGATTGCCGCCCATCATCCGGAACGTGTTTCCGGCGTCGTCCTGATCAACTTCCCCTATGTCCGCAAATCGGTGCGCCCGACGCCATCCTATGCACTGTCGATCTGGATACGCGACCGGTTGCTGGTGAACCATCAACCCGGTTGGCATATGGGTTGGACGATACGGGCCAACCTCACTGACAAGGCACGAGCCACGCGCGCTTTAATACGACGCTTGACCGACCAGGCGAACCGACCCGGCATGCTCGGAGATCGCCTCCGATTGGAAAAAGGCTGTGCGGCCTATAGCCCGGAAAAGCGGCTTGATGATTTCGTCGCGATCCGGGCTCCGACGCTGCTGATCTGGGGCCGGGACAATCATCTTCTGACGGTGGAAAGCGGCCGCCAAGCCTATGACGCGATCGGCGCGGACTTGAAGTGGATGAAAATCATTACGGGCGGCTCGCACATGATCCCTTTGGAAAAATCGGACGAGAGCCTGCAGATCGTCCGGGAGTTTCTCGACCAAGTGGTTCATGCATCGATCACGAAACGCATCTGAGTATCCTTACTCGCGCCGGACTCCGCCAGGGACTAGACCGGCCCCAGCCAAATTAGGCAGAACGGGATTGGCTCGCAGGTCCGTCTAGCGCGGCGACATCTCCGACACGAAGGTCAGCCGGTCACCATAGGCGCTGCCCAGAATGAGGCCGTCCTGCCATGGAATCGCTACCGATGCGCCGGGAATTTCGCTTCC
Coding sequences within it:
- a CDS encoding MmgE/PrpD family protein codes for the protein MTTGDPTDELTAAPTIAAFLETVRDEVPAEARHAAVRILLNGLRAVVRAVGGPLPAALLASESARSAGISATTGVMFSDARLPEDAAALCNQQLWTLLLLDDLEMTSGTHPGGPAVTAALALAERRELEGRPVSGRTLLSAIVAGIELQIAVALASAPEMLHERGFATLSVLAPLGSVAAGCVLDSVPTPVATHALGMAAMSGIGMWEMGGTSSAGYLTASAMQSGLAALRAAQAGFEAPECAIDGDFGAFRAYTGKPRAALMDQLTLLGTKWRTTDVLFQPYSGDTYAQASLAALRLLRDRLTDPTQLPTVDRIVVRVNQRTATGVERKYARHPKIHDPLVFNSDPQSRIAAAWLRDAFSFDCTFADLVVDDEVRALRERVEFVDDPAMKTMASATAKIHFVDGTIERADVPAFRGSGTNPFSDDDLSDAFRDAARGKLSEARIERILSAVWALDDSTSAGGLIGEIAAAADG
- a CDS encoding helix-turn-helix domain-containing protein gives rise to the protein MEETKTSPIPIRAITRGLEVLRIISFGGSMNMAEIARSSRLPYPTVCRIVNTLVSDGYVEREPARKRFRVTGLVQSLSHGFQNDSRLVEVSRSHLVRLTKTLEWPMIVATRLGSSMIVRDGTHELTSLTLSHYYPGFTFPILDSASGRAYLAYCSPEEREACLRGIEVVEGSDCKHAINLARKHGDLEKIRQDGFATRDRNSFTSPPGKNSSIAAPIFNGSEVCGALALVFFATAMPMKAAIERYASEIKEGAKAISKELRSEKNGGASLDRPLSVGRDTFGLNRSRAQHEAMARAPRQPTTVRIGQTG
- a CDS encoding GlcG/HbpS family heme-binding protein; the protein is MIALNQAQKAISAAIKFARTSNMKPLAIIVVDTGGHPVAFARENGATLLRFDVAHAKAWTALSLASSSRNYQTMADDRPHFAASLNAITEGKMAASAGGLVILDDEDEIVGAIGISGDFPDNDELAAQAGIDVL
- a CDS encoding phytanoyl-CoA dioxygenase family protein, coding for MPLNRHPLRPISEEDADIYARDGVVCLREVFDPEWMEMLAPFARRIIVDKEDFGLLPTTPRRYMARKIEEFRNFVFDSPLGEAVGNTLRSRWIRFYFDEIFAKPPRSDAVTKWHCDRMGWPVSGQMVPSVWIPLTPITTANSMECIAGSHRGDVPYWLFSANARRMIQPKDRPTHPDGEALRSDPRIRFLSWDMQPGDMLIIHPWCLHYSCGNPTDSWRLAVSMRVFGDDIRWDPRPDANNFAGISFDEMMKGLEPDGPLLPIIWSEDGNCDSAKNYPRGFATHWPKSLDRDRMLKETFNPPEFVNREPAGPSKIDIEPLLDSTSAQRGS
- a CDS encoding ornithine cyclodeaminase family protein; this translates as MRIIDRKGVATILSFPHCIAALRQAMAAVSRGEATLPLRQFMGVPGVEGKLAMMPGAMTDPACFGLKLLSKYDREPGDQLPQLIGAYLLFDSSSGQLLAILDGAELTARRAAAASALATDLLARKDARKLAILGNGNQAKLHIEAIAAIRPIDEVCVWGRNADRVNAFVNDQQERTGVATRAFGSVEECIEEADIVCTTTGAKTPILPGLALPDGVHVNLMGASTAAARETDDETVKRSRFYVDYRQAALSAAGELIDAIEQGVVGEEHIAGEIGDVINGQAEGRISDADITAFKALGIAAQDLAVAYRVFEGARDEDYGIDVAWGV
- a CDS encoding 2-hydroxymuconate tautomerase, whose translation is METRCAREEWYASRRSPELIGGRSKWRCWHVSQTGNAIHLARPRFDMGRGDNRPSFMPKRSRAPASPSLPIAMARDGLGKETTMPIIQIHLLEGRSTEQKIEMVRRVTDAVADSLDEPDTSVRIILNEMAPDGFAHAGVLASRKPG